From a region of the Fibrobacter sp. genome:
- a CDS encoding family 16 glycosylhydrolase, whose protein sequence is MKKFGLSAVVGTFLAFGGIALADPPKNFSGWDLVFEDNFDGNSLDLKKWNPTYNWGHTHNHRAYCDAANVIVSNGTLKLKGEAKKHPDAPATAKFDGKEIPVDYTSGAIDTRGHFEVKYGYIEGRFKAPWQKGTWPAFWTLQDGWPPEIDILEIPASRKQHHYYLHYTNPSWYNEHGSAWDHEASFGGHKDDDVDRSADFHTYAVEWDETNLNFYFDDKRFASYSRPTEIKQLAAQYIIVNLAIGGWAGNDIEVTADKPAYFEADWIRVWKAKPAKPDTVLIQSEAFGKCMQVNADKKLVLDDCKNAAATAIMTPVSSTTFRVDFGGVTLEIPNENKDPGVIAGVYEWNGKDHQKVVFENQSGNQYRLKMLHSGHYLRATEDGASVVQDWSTAWEWHQKWRVLKPSDLKAEEPKEDPKDDPSETPKDSVETPADSSKVPADSALGIARRYDLQEHFAPYGSKVFRKNGMLYVEFGPQGSDSKRRFNLKGRQVK, encoded by the coding sequence ATGAAAAAATTTGGGTTAAGTGCTGTTGTTGGCACATTTTTGGCTTTTGGCGGAATCGCCTTGGCTGATCCTCCGAAAAATTTTAGTGGCTGGGACCTTGTCTTCGAAGATAACTTCGACGGCAATTCCCTTGACTTGAAAAAGTGGAACCCCACTTACAACTGGGGACACACTCATAATCACCGCGCCTATTGCGATGCTGCCAATGTCATCGTGTCCAATGGAACCCTTAAGTTGAAGGGCGAAGCCAAGAAACATCCCGATGCTCCGGCTACAGCCAAGTTCGACGGCAAGGAAATTCCCGTTGACTATACTAGCGGTGCCATTGATACTCGTGGACATTTCGAAGTCAAGTACGGCTATATTGAAGGTCGTTTCAAGGCTCCTTGGCAGAAGGGTACTTGGCCCGCATTCTGGACCTTGCAGGACGGCTGGCCTCCGGAAATTGATATTCTTGAAATTCCTGCTTCCCGAAAGCAGCATCATTATTATCTGCACTATACCAATCCTAGCTGGTACAATGAACACGGTTCTGCCTGGGATCACGAAGCATCCTTTGGTGGCCATAAGGACGATGATGTAGATCGTTCTGCAGATTTCCATACCTATGCGGTGGAATGGGATGAAACTAATCTGAACTTCTACTTTGATGACAAGAGGTTCGCAAGTTATAGCCGTCCTACCGAAATCAAGCAGCTGGCTGCCCAGTACATTATTGTGAACTTGGCCATCGGCGGCTGGGCAGGTAACGACATCGAGGTAACTGCAGATAAGCCTGCCTACTTTGAAGCAGACTGGATCCGTGTGTGGAAGGCTAAGCCTGCAAAACCTGACACTGTGCTAATCCAAAGTGAAGCTTTCGGCAAGTGCATGCAAGTCAATGCCGACAAGAAACTTGTCCTTGATGATTGTAAGAATGCGGCTGCCACTGCCATTATGACACCTGTTTCTTCCACCACGTTCCGTGTTGACTTCGGTGGCGTTACATTGGAAATTCCTAACGAAAATAAGGATCCGGGCGTAATTGCCGGAGTGTACGAATGGAACGGCAAGGACCATCAGAAAGTTGTATTTGAAAATCAATCCGGAAATCAATATCGCTTGAAGATGCTTCATAGCGGACATTACCTGAGAGCTACTGAAGACGGTGCCAGCGTGGTGCAGGATTGGAGTACAGCTTGGGAATGGCACCAGAAGTGGCGAGTCCTGAAGCCTAGCGACCTGAAGGCCGAAGAACCTAAGGAAGACCCGAAGGATGATCCTTCTGAAACCCCGAAGGATTCTGTGGAAACTCCTGCAGACAGCTCAAAGGTTCCTGCGGATTCCGCTCTTGGCATTGCCCGTCGTTACGACCTGCAGGAACATTTCGCTCCGTATGGTAGCAAGGTGTTCCGCAAGAATGGAATGCTCTATGTGGAATTTGGCCCTCAAGGTAGCGACAGCAAGAGGCGCTTCAATTTGAAAGGGCGTCAGGTAAAGTAA
- a CDS encoding tetratricopeptide repeat protein, giving the protein MNIRISAIALSLLIGSSFAADPRMEQGAIFEAKGNYEMALGEYRAILAEQPKNAGAYFAAAEVRVKMKDYSGALANYRLAYKFEPTMSAAYEGAAKVYEALGQKAKAEEERKKDPKNNPAAVEEVAAVQAAPAPAAPAAETKAVEPQPAPAPAAEPAPVAAAPAPKVEEPAPAKVETPKPVETAKVAEPVKPAEAPKAAPVAEPAKAEPAKVDVALPADPFEKGKALFAQGKYSEAAPLWREVLRKQPGHAGAYYYAGLTRYEMGEMDKAEFNLKKGLEYKDEGNDANYFLAKIAQKSNKTEQELKFLNAYLKKAAPGAKYRKSAEERIAEIKAAKAEASKAVTETKAAEAKTDAKVETKAVEAKAEKPVEAKPAETAAVAEQPAVENEPSIADRPTSQPTIANANLLFSAGSFESALQMYKDLLETEQNPEERYFTMLQMGNIYREMRDFHSAVTRYREVVQQFPDSDWATEAERALEDAVWLEKHAKELPKRKH; this is encoded by the coding sequence GCAATTGCTCTTTCTCTTTTAATCGGATCTTCCTTTGCTGCAGATCCCCGTATGGAACAGGGGGCTATCTTCGAGGCAAAGGGAAACTACGAAATGGCTCTAGGTGAATATCGCGCCATTTTGGCAGAACAGCCCAAGAATGCTGGTGCCTATTTTGCTGCTGCTGAAGTCCGTGTGAAGATGAAGGACTACAGTGGTGCTCTTGCCAACTATCGCTTGGCATACAAGTTTGAACCCACCATGAGCGCTGCCTATGAAGGTGCCGCCAAGGTTTATGAGGCATTGGGCCAGAAGGCCAAGGCCGAAGAAGAACGCAAGAAGGATCCCAAGAATAATCCGGCTGCTGTCGAGGAAGTTGCCGCTGTGCAGGCAGCTCCTGCTCCCGCAGCTCCGGCTGCCGAAACCAAGGCTGTAGAACCGCAGCCCGCACCGGCTCCTGCTGCGGAACCTGCACCTGTGGCTGCCGCACCTGCACCCAAGGTTGAAGAACCTGCTCCGGCAAAGGTTGAAACTCCGAAGCCCGTGGAAACTGCAAAGGTTGCTGAACCGGTCAAGCCCGCGGAAGCTCCGAAGGCCGCTCCTGTAGCAGAACCTGCTAAGGCTGAACCCGCAAAGGTGGATGTTGCCCTTCCTGCGGATCCCTTTGAAAAGGGCAAGGCTTTGTTTGCCCAGGGCAAGTACAGTGAGGCTGCTCCCTTGTGGAGAGAAGTCCTTCGTAAGCAGCCTGGTCATGCTGGCGCATACTACTACGCCGGATTGACCCGCTACGAAATGGGTGAAATGGACAAGGCCGAATTCAACCTGAAGAAAGGCTTGGAATACAAGGATGAAGGCAACGACGCCAACTACTTCCTTGCAAAGATTGCCCAGAAGTCTAACAAGACTGAACAGGAACTGAAGTTCTTGAATGCTTATTTGAAGAAGGCCGCACCTGGAGCCAAGTATCGCAAGAGCGCGGAAGAGCGTATTGCTGAAATCAAGGCCGCCAAGGCAGAAGCATCCAAGGCTGTAACTGAGACGAAGGCTGCCGAAGCCAAGACCGATGCAAAGGTTGAAACAAAGGCTGTTGAGGCTAAGGCCGAGAAGCCTGTGGAAGCAAAGCCTGCTGAAACTGCTGCCGTTGCTGAACAGCCTGCTGTAGAAAACGAACCGAGCATTGCCGACCGTCCGACATCTCAGCCCACCATCGCCAATGCTAACCTGCTGTTTAGTGCCGGTAGCTTTGAGTCTGCCTTGCAGATGTACAAGGACTTGCTGGAAACTGAGCAGAACCCGGAAGAACGTTATTTCACCATGCTTCAGATGGGCAACATCTATCGAGAAATGCGTGACTTCCACAGTGCTGTGACCCGCTACCGTGAAGTGGTCCAGCAGTTCCCGGATTCCGACTGGGCAACAGAAGCCGAGCGCGCATTGGAAGATGCTGTGTGGCTTGAAAAGCACGCTAAGGAATTGCCCAAGAGAAAGCACTAG